The following proteins come from a genomic window of Natronosalvus vescus:
- a CDS encoding deoxyuridine 5'-triphosphate nucleotidohydrolase — MYRSGAFVAEHVSPTTDEQVQPNGVDLTVDVVFEQLEPGRITRDDKEIGDRVARPLEELDRKQPDRYYLPVGSYVVRYGERIRIPEDHVGFVYPRSSLMRNSCMLNTAVWDAGYEGRGEGLLQVHHDIELERGSRVAQLVFAQADHEETYDGSYQNENL, encoded by the coding sequence ATGTATCGTTCCGGTGCGTTCGTCGCCGAACACGTCTCGCCGACGACCGACGAGCAGGTACAGCCAAACGGCGTCGACCTCACCGTCGACGTCGTCTTCGAACAACTCGAGCCGGGGCGGATCACCCGCGACGACAAGGAGATCGGGGATCGCGTCGCCCGACCGCTCGAAGAACTCGACCGCAAGCAGCCCGACAGATACTACCTGCCGGTCGGCTCCTATGTCGTTCGCTACGGCGAGCGCATCCGCATCCCCGAGGACCACGTCGGCTTCGTCTACCCGCGCTCGTCGCTCATGCGTAACTCCTGTATGCTCAACACGGCGGTCTGGGACGCCGGCTACGAAGGCCGCGGTGAGGGGCTGTTGCAGGTACACCACGACATCGAACTCGAGCGCGGCTCGCGGGTTGCACAGCTCGTCTTCGCACAGGCCGATCACGAAGAGACCTACGACGGGAGCTACCAGAACGAAAATCTCTGA
- a CDS encoding metal-dependent hydrolase produces MMATTHVFVGLVLVAPVAVAAPDLATPLAVGAIVGGLLPDVDLVLTHRKTFHFPVLGAAGAVSAATLAAVAPSPFTAGIAACAASAWIHAASDALGGGPEMDPWTNPSDRAVYDHARGRWIRPRRWIRYDGAPEDALLASALAVPAFVVFSGPIRTVVAVALAVSLGYTLVRRRLVEWTPEWLE; encoded by the coding sequence ATGATGGCCACGACGCACGTCTTCGTCGGTCTCGTGCTCGTGGCTCCCGTGGCCGTCGCCGCTCCGGATCTCGCGACGCCGCTCGCCGTCGGGGCAATCGTCGGCGGCCTCCTGCCGGACGTCGACCTCGTGTTGACCCACCGGAAGACGTTTCATTTCCCCGTTCTCGGCGCGGCTGGTGCCGTTTCGGCGGCCACCCTCGCGGCGGTCGCACCGTCACCGTTCACTGCGGGAATCGCCGCGTGCGCAGCGAGCGCCTGGATTCACGCCGCCAGCGACGCCCTAGGCGGCGGCCCGGAAATGGATCCCTGGACGAACCCGAGCGACCGCGCCGTCTACGATCACGCCCGAGGCCGATGGATCCGTCCCCGTCGATGGATTCGCTACGACGGTGCGCCCGAGGACGCCCTACTGGCATCCGCGCTGGCCGTTCCGGCGTTCGTGGTGTTTTCCGGGCCGATTCGGACGGTCGTCGCCGTCGCGCTGGCGGTTTCACTCGGGTACACGCTCGTTCGCCGTCGATTGGTCGAGTGGACGCCGGAGTGGCTCGAGTGA
- a CDS encoding copper resistance protein CopD, whose amino-acid sequence MPIDIASRLAHLVFAAVWAGSVFYVAFVILPLARDGAFNTTKPLETISTKLTTISRVSALVLLLTGGHLAGTGYSFDGDGAPGLFTSANGQLVALMVVLWLALAALVEIGAKRFESGLNGKKLREPAHRALPLFRAAAVVAVLLLVVGGIITTGAVHRL is encoded by the coding sequence ATGCCGATCGATATCGCCTCCAGGCTCGCCCACCTGGTATTTGCCGCCGTCTGGGCCGGCAGCGTCTTCTACGTCGCGTTCGTGATCTTGCCGCTGGCTCGAGATGGGGCGTTCAACACGACCAAACCGCTCGAGACGATCTCGACGAAGCTCACGACGATTTCGCGTGTGAGCGCGCTGGTGTTGTTGTTGACGGGAGGGCACCTCGCTGGCACCGGATACAGCTTCGATGGTGACGGCGCGCCCGGGCTCTTCACCTCCGCCAACGGCCAGCTGGTCGCCCTAATGGTCGTCCTCTGGTTGGCGCTGGCCGCTCTCGTCGAAATCGGTGCCAAGCGCTTCGAGTCGGGACTGAACGGGAAGAAGCTGCGCGAACCTGCCCACCGGGCACTGCCTCTGTTTCGTGCGGCGGCCGTCGTGGCAGTCCTGTTACTCGTCGTGGGTGGAATTATCACGACAGGGGCTGTACACCGCCTGTAG
- a CDS encoding DUF7118 family protein, which yields MSHAATDPATEDDPASRLERARERVDAIEREIDDAGGLETVETGAEAYRNATTLLENYVDRASGSGRETFKHYIQLEGQFSTLVEGLPAELPHRDAFEAAFDAIDKRRLTESDFDRAQGALEPAEAVADLLEERERAREELVAARKAVSDRLSDLDDEIDNHERLLTLADVDIDAPVERLHEPIDVYNEAIQESFETYLYDESARTVFDCLERSRWHPFVPFERPPAELREYVAETDAGEYPIPTLLEYADHSRSKLSHYVDDPDQLKRRVATRQTYLERIDATPLCLEWPPSDAVTLRYAIRDSRPLAERIGGQDVVDRLCEVRALTRDEDFDRLQVAATARDQLSATERQKLANGDVEADLESFRAERERLQAMLKDDSNA from the coding sequence ATGTCACACGCTGCCACCGACCCAGCGACGGAGGACGACCCAGCCAGCCGACTCGAGCGCGCCCGCGAGCGAGTCGACGCGATCGAACGCGAGATCGACGACGCCGGTGGCCTCGAGACCGTCGAAACGGGTGCCGAAGCCTATCGCAACGCCACCACACTCCTCGAGAACTACGTCGACCGGGCCAGCGGCTCCGGCCGGGAGACGTTCAAACACTACATCCAGCTCGAGGGCCAGTTTTCGACCCTCGTCGAAGGGCTACCCGCGGAACTCCCACACCGGGACGCCTTCGAGGCAGCGTTCGACGCGATCGACAAACGCCGCCTCACCGAGTCGGACTTCGACCGGGCACAGGGTGCCCTGGAGCCAGCCGAAGCGGTCGCCGACCTCCTCGAGGAACGCGAGCGGGCACGGGAGGAACTGGTCGCCGCGCGGAAAGCGGTAAGCGATCGCCTGTCCGACCTCGATGACGAAATCGATAACCACGAGCGACTCCTCACGCTCGCCGACGTCGACATCGACGCGCCCGTCGAGCGCCTCCACGAGCCGATCGATGTGTACAACGAGGCGATCCAGGAGTCCTTCGAAACGTATCTGTACGACGAGTCCGCACGCACCGTCTTCGACTGTCTCGAGCGCAGTCGCTGGCACCCCTTCGTCCCGTTCGAGCGACCGCCGGCAGAGCTACGCGAGTACGTCGCCGAAACCGACGCCGGCGAGTATCCGATCCCCACGCTACTCGAGTACGCCGACCACTCGCGCTCGAAGCTCAGCCACTACGTCGACGACCCCGACCAACTCAAGCGCCGCGTCGCCACCCGGCAAACGTACCTCGAGCGGATCGACGCCACCCCACTGTGTCTCGAGTGGCCGCCCAGCGACGCGGTTACGCTACGCTACGCGATTCGTGACAGCCGTCCGCTGGCCGAACGTATCGGCGGCCAGGACGTCGTCGACCGCCTGTGTGAAGTGCGAGCGCTCACCCGCGACGAGGACTTCGACCGGCTTCAGGTCGCCGCCACTGCACGTGATCAGCTCTCGGCGACCGAACGGCAGAAACTCGCGAACGGAGACGTCGAGGCCGACCTCGAGTCCTTTCGTGCGGAGCGCGAACGGTTGCAGGCGATGCTCAAGGACGACTCGAACGCGTAA
- the hisI gene encoding phosphoribosyl-AMP cyclohydrolase, with amino-acid sequence MTDDVAGNDPAVTDGGTAAVDTVDTVDVDFGEDGLVPAIAQDADSGTVLMLAYVSPEALEETLETGVAHYYSRSREELWQKGKTSGHTQAIREVRVDCDADALLYRVEQAGGACHTGHRSCFYRTIDGENVSERVFDPDAVYDE; translated from the coding sequence ATGACCGACGATGTTGCCGGGAACGATCCCGCCGTGACCGACGGTGGGACGGCCGCTGTCGACACGGTCGACACGGTTGACGTCGACTTCGGCGAGGACGGCCTCGTACCCGCCATCGCCCAGGACGCCGACTCCGGTACCGTGTTGATGCTCGCCTACGTCTCCCCCGAGGCGCTCGAGGAGACCCTCGAGACCGGCGTCGCCCACTACTACTCCCGGAGCCGCGAGGAACTCTGGCAGAAGGGGAAGACGAGCGGCCACACCCAGGCCATCAGGGAGGTGCGCGTCGACTGCGACGCCGACGCGCTGTTGTACCGCGTCGAGCAGGCCGGCGGTGCCTGTCACACCGGCCACCGCTCGTGCTTCTATCGAACGATCGACGGCGAGAACGTCAGCGAACGAGTGTTCGATCCCGACGCCGTCTACGACGAGTAA
- a CDS encoding CBS domain-containing protein, with protein MSSSDRTTVEDVMSSPLETISKDATVMEAAQRMREKDINALVVPTTPRAIISSTDVLEAVADGKDVSTLTVADVMTTDVETVTPDLYMEEVAAMMTTYGIKHLPVVDDDYVGMVSSTDVTAHLS; from the coding sequence ATGAGTTCATCCGACAGAACCACCGTCGAAGACGTCATGTCCTCGCCTCTGGAGACGATTTCGAAGGACGCGACGGTCATGGAAGCCGCACAGCGCATGCGCGAGAAGGACATCAACGCACTGGTCGTCCCGACCACGCCGCGAGCGATCATCAGCAGCACGGACGTCCTCGAGGCCGTCGCCGACGGCAAGGACGTGTCGACGTTGACGGTGGCCGACGTAATGACGACCGACGTCGAGACCGTCACGCCGGATCTCTACATGGAGGAGGTCGCCGCGATGATGACCACCTACGGCATCAAACACCTCCCGGTCGTCGACGACGACTACGTCGGGATGGTCTCTTCGACGGACGTCACCGCCCACCTGTCGTGA
- a CDS encoding S9 family peptidase has product MAHATETDVLEELARLPTMAHPTVSPDGDEIALYYDISGRNELHVLDVESGDLEQWSAGEVPRNARWYVSWGTDGDRVFFHLDEGGNEQNDIHALSRDGSVEPIVQMDGQVAIQDVGDDGRTLVLGSSRDGQMNLYRHDLETGETTKVTEYERAAGGATLSPDCDRVAFTTNESDDYNNKDVYVMDVDGSNPRNLEIGDDGAEAGANDWSPDGTRLLVSDNSEDLGRAGVYDLKTDTIEWYGTGEFEESGSTFLPDGERILVTRSRDAIAVPVVYDLETGEGRELDVPDGVASLGGYGPGNVVIDDDRVLIQHTTPTRRPELLVYDLETDSYETLLEAEYGPFDPEDFADAEYLRVDSDGVPETTQAAVEYEPYDELEIGALFYDSGERPSPLIVNPHGGPRARSTKAFNLYTQVLTALGYSVLQINYRGSTGRGREFVRELHDDWAGAEQGDVAVATEHVLAENDWLDDEHIVVFGGSYGGYSAYWQMVQYPELYEAGVAWIGLTDLEDMFENTMPHFRTELMETYLGTPEENPDLYRERSPVTHVENVAAPIFLVHGVNDRRVPVSQARIFRDAMLEAGYEEGEDFEYEELGEEGHASSDQEQKLRMFELLADFLERRVGGN; this is encoded by the coding sequence ATGGCACACGCTACCGAGACTGACGTGCTCGAAGAACTGGCACGGCTCCCGACGATGGCCCATCCGACGGTGTCCCCCGACGGTGACGAAATCGCCCTCTACTACGACATCTCCGGCCGGAACGAACTCCACGTACTCGACGTCGAGAGCGGCGACCTCGAGCAGTGGTCCGCTGGCGAAGTTCCCCGAAACGCCAGGTGGTACGTCTCCTGGGGTACCGACGGCGACCGCGTGTTCTTTCACCTCGACGAAGGCGGCAACGAGCAAAACGACATCCACGCCCTCTCGCGAGACGGGTCGGTCGAACCGATCGTACAGATGGACGGGCAGGTCGCGATCCAGGACGTCGGCGACGACGGCCGAACGCTCGTGTTAGGCTCCTCCCGGGACGGTCAGATGAACCTGTATCGCCACGACCTCGAGACCGGCGAGACCACGAAGGTCACCGAGTACGAGCGGGCCGCAGGTGGTGCGACGCTGTCGCCCGACTGCGATCGAGTGGCATTTACGACCAACGAGTCTGACGACTACAACAACAAGGACGTCTACGTGATGGACGTCGACGGCTCGAACCCGCGCAACCTCGAGATCGGTGACGACGGCGCCGAAGCAGGGGCGAACGACTGGAGCCCCGACGGCACCCGACTGCTCGTGAGCGACAACAGCGAGGATCTCGGTCGGGCGGGCGTCTACGACCTCAAGACAGACACGATCGAGTGGTACGGAACCGGCGAGTTCGAAGAGAGCGGGAGCACGTTCCTCCCCGACGGCGAGCGAATCCTCGTCACCCGGAGCCGCGACGCCATCGCCGTTCCGGTCGTCTACGACCTCGAGACCGGCGAGGGCCGCGAACTCGACGTCCCCGATGGCGTCGCCTCGCTCGGGGGGTACGGCCCCGGCAACGTCGTCATCGACGACGACCGCGTTCTCATCCAGCACACGACGCCGACGCGGCGACCCGAATTGCTCGTCTACGACCTCGAAACCGACAGCTACGAGACGCTGCTCGAGGCCGAGTACGGCCCGTTCGATCCCGAGGACTTCGCCGACGCCGAGTACCTTCGGGTCGACTCCGACGGGGTACCCGAAACGACGCAGGCAGCCGTCGAGTACGAACCGTACGACGAACTCGAGATCGGCGCGCTGTTTTACGATTCGGGTGAGCGCCCCTCACCGCTGATCGTCAACCCCCACGGCGGGCCGCGAGCCCGGAGTACGAAAGCGTTCAACCTCTACACGCAGGTGCTGACCGCGCTGGGCTACTCCGTCCTGCAGATCAACTACCGCGGCTCGACCGGTCGTGGCCGCGAGTTCGTCCGGGAACTGCACGACGACTGGGCCGGCGCCGAACAGGGCGACGTCGCCGTCGCCACCGAACACGTCCTCGCGGAGAACGACTGGCTCGACGACGAGCACATCGTCGTCTTCGGCGGTTCCTACGGCGGCTACTCGGCCTACTGGCAGATGGTACAGTACCCCGAGCTCTACGAGGCCGGCGTCGCCTGGATCGGCCTCACCGACCTCGAGGACATGTTCGAGAACACGATGCCTCACTTCCGGACGGAGCTGATGGAGACCTACCTCGGCACGCCTGAGGAGAATCCCGACCTCTACCGAGAGCGAAGCCCGGTGACCCACGTCGAGAACGTCGCTGCCCCCATCTTCCTCGTCCACGGGGTCAACGACCGCCGCGTGCCCGTCTCCCAGGCGCGAATCTTCCGTGACGCCATGCTCGAGGCCGGCTACGAGGAGGGCGAGGACTTCGAGTACGAGGAACTGGGCGAGGAGGGTCACGCCTCCTCCGACCAGGAACAGAAACTGCGGATGTTCGAGCTGCTCGCGGACTTCCTCGAGCGGCGCGTCGGCGGGAACTGA
- a CDS encoding EamA family transporter codes for MDDETVGIALVLTSAIGFGTLGIFGVLAADEGLSIPTVLALRFSLAAVAVWAVLWYRGRFRLLRGRLLAVAFALGAVGYATQSGLYFLGLEFMTAGMVAIVLYTYPAFVVCLVALTNPDRVTKIVLFALGLSIGGVALITGVDPAGADPRGIVVVLGAALAYSLYIVVSQRALTSVDAETLTAFVLPAAAISFVVFGIGTNTLALPGSVTGWGVVLAIALVATVVPVLTFFAGLSRVGASRASIISTAEPGVTVALGALVLHEPVTGVTVLGGTLVITGVVLIHLEGA; via the coding sequence ATGGACGACGAGACGGTCGGCATCGCGCTCGTGCTGACCTCGGCCATCGGCTTCGGTACGCTGGGCATCTTCGGCGTGCTCGCTGCCGATGAAGGGCTCTCGATTCCGACCGTGCTCGCGCTTCGCTTCTCGCTCGCGGCGGTCGCCGTCTGGGCGGTGCTGTGGTATCGTGGCCGGTTTCGCCTCCTCCGTGGTCGTCTGCTGGCTGTGGCCTTCGCCCTCGGAGCCGTCGGCTACGCCACCCAGAGTGGGCTCTACTTCCTCGGGCTCGAGTTCATGACCGCGGGAATGGTCGCCATCGTCCTCTACACCTACCCGGCGTTCGTCGTCTGTCTCGTCGCGCTCACGAATCCCGATCGAGTGACGAAGATCGTTCTCTTCGCGCTCGGACTGTCGATCGGCGGCGTGGCCCTCATCACCGGTGTCGACCCGGCTGGGGCCGATCCGCGGGGGATCGTGGTCGTGCTGGGCGCGGCGCTCGCGTACTCGCTGTACATCGTGGTGAGTCAGCGGGCGCTCACGTCGGTCGACGCCGAGACGTTGACGGCGTTCGTCCTCCCCGCAGCGGCGATCAGCTTCGTCGTCTTCGGGATCGGGACGAACACGCTCGCGTTGCCAGGGAGTGTGACTGGCTGGGGGGTCGTCCTCGCGATTGCACTCGTCGCGACGGTCGTTCCCGTCCTCACGTTCTTCGCCGGCCTCTCGAGAGTCGGAGCGAGTAGAGCGAGCATCATCAGCACCGCCGAACCGGGCGTTACCGTCGCCCTCGGTGCCCTCGTCTTGCACGAACCGGTCACGGGGGTCACGGTTCTCGGTGGAACCCTCGTGATTACCGGCGTCGTTCTCATCCACCTCGAGGGAGCGTGA
- the engB gene encoding GTP-binding protein EngB translates to MDPFETRPTREAEIVLVGRSNVGKSTLMREITGHRFDTGGKPGVTRSPNHYDWASEDFVITDLPGFGFMSGVEAERQEQIKTDIVQYLETYADSILVGILVVDGKSAVDIIDRHSGPDEIPYDVEMFHFLRELGVPTVVAVNKMDKVDDRDERLDELCDRLGLHPPWKQWQDTIAPITAKRGQIDALNEAVRTHVHEQNRDDLFKFF, encoded by the coding sequence ATGGATCCGTTCGAGACGCGACCCACTCGCGAGGCCGAAATCGTCCTCGTGGGCCGGTCGAACGTCGGCAAATCGACGCTGATGCGCGAGATTACCGGTCATCGCTTCGACACCGGTGGCAAACCGGGCGTCACCCGTTCTCCCAACCACTACGACTGGGCGTCCGAGGACTTCGTCATCACGGATTTACCCGGCTTCGGCTTCATGAGCGGCGTCGAAGCGGAACGACAGGAACAGATCAAGACCGACATCGTCCAGTACCTCGAGACGTACGCCGACTCGATTCTCGTCGGTATCCTCGTCGTGGACGGCAAGAGTGCCGTCGACATCATCGACCGCCACTCCGGCCCCGACGAAATCCCCTACGACGTCGAGATGTTTCACTTCCTGCGCGAACTCGGCGTCCCGACCGTCGTCGCGGTGAACAAGATGGACAAAGTCGACGACCGGGACGAACGCCTCGACGAACTCTGTGACCGCCTGGGGTTGCACCCGCCGTGGAAACAGTGGCAGGACACGATCGCCCCAATTACGGCCAAACGCGGGCAGATCGATGCGCTCAACGAAGCCGTTCGAACGCACGTGCACGAACAGAATCGGGACGACCTCTTCAAGTTTTTCTGA
- a CDS encoding GNAT family N-acetyltransferase encodes MVTVRPARPEDSEALVAVHLAAIRELGATAYDPDQVDAWAANKDPDGYPVESEDDHFVVATHEGAVVGFGHLASEHREVQAVYVHPDHARAGCGSALLEHLEATARADDLERLTLLSSKNAVDFYERHGWRGLEWVDHESTGGVVLECLRMTKALGHEA; translated from the coding sequence ATGGTCACCGTTCGACCCGCACGCCCTGAGGATAGCGAGGCACTGGTCGCCGTTCATCTCGCTGCGATCCGCGAACTGGGGGCGACTGCATACGATCCCGACCAGGTGGACGCCTGGGCCGCAAACAAGGATCCCGACGGCTATCCGGTCGAGAGCGAGGACGACCACTTCGTGGTCGCCACCCACGAGGGGGCCGTCGTCGGGTTCGGTCACCTCGCCTCCGAGCACCGGGAGGTGCAAGCCGTCTACGTCCACCCCGATCACGCACGAGCAGGCTGCGGAAGCGCGCTTCTCGAGCACCTGGAGGCGACGGCCAGAGCCGACGACCTCGAGCGGCTGACCCTGTTGTCCTCGAAAAACGCCGTCGACTTTTACGAACGCCACGGCTGGCGGGGCCTCGAGTGGGTCGACCACGAATCGACGGGTGGTGTCGTCCTCGAGTGCCTGCGGATGACGAAAGCACTCGGCCACGAAGCGTGA
- the ddh gene encoding D-2-hydroxyacid dehydrogenase encodes MSHDDAPAIELEHLGIHDSVDAVFPPEVLAGDLEELSVAVSVVGDDDVDDCDAIVTLEHREAFADLAWVHSIQAGVDRFPAETFDDRGVVLTNSTGIHDRTIGETVAGFFLAFSRRLHRHVAHQQSKTWERPDWDEAFTLPGTSACVVGTGTLGQGVAEVAGALGVSMRGVRRTPKPVPGFEEIEPVSALYGAVSGVDFVVSTLPLTDETHHLFDAAVFEAMDETAYVVNVGRGPVVDESALIEALETGAIAGAALDVFETEPLPADSPLWEMDEVIVTPHCGAYTRDYAHDIGDLVRENVRRLEAGEAFTNRVV; translated from the coding sequence ATGTCACACGATGACGCCCCAGCTATCGAGCTCGAGCACCTCGGCATTCACGACTCCGTCGACGCCGTCTTCCCGCCCGAGGTGCTGGCTGGCGACCTCGAGGAACTGTCCGTAGCAGTCTCGGTCGTGGGCGACGACGACGTCGACGACTGCGACGCCATCGTCACGCTCGAGCATCGGGAGGCGTTCGCCGACCTCGCGTGGGTGCACTCGATTCAGGCCGGGGTCGACCGCTTCCCGGCGGAGACGTTCGACGATCGAGGCGTGGTTCTCACCAATAGCACGGGTATCCACGACCGGACGATCGGCGAGACGGTCGCCGGGTTCTTCCTCGCGTTTTCCCGTCGGCTCCACCGCCACGTCGCCCACCAGCAGTCGAAGACCTGGGAGCGTCCCGACTGGGACGAGGCGTTCACCCTCCCCGGGACGAGTGCCTGCGTCGTCGGCACCGGGACGCTCGGACAGGGCGTCGCCGAGGTCGCCGGCGCGCTCGGGGTGTCGATGCGTGGCGTTCGTCGCACCCCCAAACCAGTGCCGGGATTCGAGGAGATCGAACCGGTGTCGGCGCTGTACGGGGCCGTCTCCGGGGTCGACTTCGTCGTCTCCACGCTGCCGCTGACCGACGAGACTCATCACCTGTTCGACGCCGCCGTCTTCGAGGCGATGGACGAAACCGCCTACGTCGTCAACGTCGGTCGCGGCCCCGTCGTCGACGAATCGGCGCTGATCGAGGCGCTCGAGACCGGTGCCATCGCTGGGGCGGCACTGGACGTCTTCGAGACCGAGCCGTTGCCCGCAGACTCGCCGCTGTGGGAGATGGACGAGGTGATCGTCACGCCCCACTGTGGCGCGTACACCAGGGACTACGCCCACGACATCGGCGACCTCGTCCGTGAGAACGTCCGTCGACTCGAGGCAGGCGAAGCGTTTACGAACCGGGTCGTCTAA
- a CDS encoding NUDIX domain-containing protein, with protein MIEDHVVTAFLRHDGEILLARRSDAVGTYTGQWGGVSGFAEGNPDEQVRVEITEETGLESDTSTLVRSGRQLEVEDAEYGRTWVVHPYLFDCETREVDLSEEHDAVKWVSPTAMLVDDEVNGNTVPGLWNAYERVAPTVRSIAADDDHGAAWLSLRGLEVVRDRAAILVDEREGGASDPVEEWDELTALAERVLEVRPSMAVLRNRINRAMAAALSDATETRGGEGADGATEDPVPCADAVLEETIEGIDRAATADTDAAREASDRLEGTVMTLSRSGTVLEALRTSDVRRIYVAESRPGLEGVAVAESLVDDHPVTVHTDAAAASLLAREEIDRVVVGADTIHAGGAVINKTGTRGLAVAADREDVPVTVVTASDKVTTREKVPLESGSRSTVYDGDAPVDVANPTFDVTPADCVTEVVTERGALEPADVDSLVEELRELEGWLA; from the coding sequence ATGATCGAAGACCACGTGGTGACCGCCTTCCTGCGACACGACGGTGAGATACTCCTGGCGCGTCGGAGCGACGCGGTCGGTACCTACACCGGCCAGTGGGGCGGCGTCTCCGGCTTCGCCGAGGGGAACCCCGACGAACAGGTGCGAGTCGAGATTACCGAAGAGACCGGGCTCGAGTCCGACACGTCGACGCTCGTCCGATCGGGGCGGCAACTTGAGGTCGAGGACGCCGAGTACGGTCGGACGTGGGTCGTCCATCCGTACCTGTTCGACTGTGAGACGCGCGAAGTCGACCTGAGCGAGGAACACGACGCGGTCAAGTGGGTGTCACCGACGGCGATGCTCGTCGACGACGAGGTGAACGGGAACACCGTTCCCGGCCTCTGGAACGCCTACGAGCGGGTCGCCCCAACCGTTCGCTCGATCGCCGCGGACGACGACCACGGCGCGGCCTGGCTCTCACTGCGAGGGCTCGAGGTAGTGCGCGACCGGGCGGCAATCCTCGTCGACGAACGCGAAGGCGGCGCATCCGACCCAGTCGAGGAGTGGGACGAACTGACGGCGCTGGCCGAGCGCGTTCTCGAAGTTCGGCCGTCGATGGCCGTCCTGCGCAACCGGATCAATCGGGCAATGGCGGCGGCGCTCTCGGACGCTACCGAGACCCGTGGTGGCGAGGGGGCCGACGGCGCGACTGAAGATCCCGTTCCTTGCGCCGACGCCGTTCTCGAGGAAACCATCGAGGGAATTGACCGTGCAGCCACCGCCGACACCGATGCCGCACGGGAGGCGAGCGACCGTCTCGAGGGAACCGTGATGACGCTCTCGCGCTCGGGCACCGTTCTCGAGGCCCTCCGAACGAGTGACGTGCGCAGGATCTACGTCGCCGAGTCCAGGCCCGGGCTCGAGGGCGTTGCCGTTGCAGAGTCGCTCGTCGACGACCACCCCGTCACCGTACACACCGATGCCGCAGCCGCGTCGCTCCTCGCGCGCGAAGAGATCGATAGGGTGGTCGTCGGCGCCGACACGATCCACGCCGGCGGGGCAGTCATCAACAAGACCGGTACCCGCGGACTGGCCGTCGCCGCCGACCGTGAGGACGTCCCCGTCACCGTCGTTACCGCCAGCGACAAGGTTACCACCCGGGAGAAGGTACCCCTCGAGTCCGGCTCACGGTCAACGGTTTACGACGGCGACGCCCCCGTCGACGTCGCGAATCCGACGTTCGACGTCACGCCCGCCGACTGCGTCACCGAAGTGGTCACCGAACGGGGAGCCCTGGAGCCGGCGGACGTCGACTCGCTGGTCGAGGAACTGCGCGAGCTCGAGGGCTGGCTCGCATAA
- a CDS encoding coenzyme F420-0:L-glutamate ligase, translating into MELHAVPDLPEIRPGDDLAALIAERANLEPGNVLTVASTVVSKAEGRAADLSEFPAGPRAREIASRLEELTGEEKDPRFAQAVLEESTELAMDAPFLLTETRFGHVCVNAGIDRSNVPDHDLLLLPKRPTESAQRIRRGLETRGIEDVAVIVTDTCGRPFRHGQRGVALGWAGISASRDWRGEHDRDGRELGVTVQSVVDELASAANLVTGEGADGTPAVVVRGWSFGDLEGSDNLFRDLEGDFVRQALREWRFEG; encoded by the coding sequence ATGGAACTGCACGCAGTCCCGGATCTCCCCGAGATCCGACCCGGCGACGACCTCGCCGCCCTCATCGCCGAACGGGCGAACCTCGAGCCCGGGAACGTGCTCACGGTCGCGAGCACGGTCGTCTCGAAAGCCGAGGGGCGCGCCGCCGACCTCTCGGAGTTTCCGGCCGGCCCCCGCGCCCGCGAGATCGCGAGTCGGCTCGAGGAACTCACCGGCGAGGAGAAGGATCCCCGATTCGCCCAGGCGGTGCTCGAGGAGAGCACGGAGCTGGCGATGGATGCGCCGTTTTTACTCACCGAAACGCGCTTTGGCCACGTCTGCGTCAACGCGGGGATCGATCGGTCGAACGTGCCCGATCACGACCTGCTGTTGTTACCGAAACGGCCGACGGAAAGCGCCCAACGGATTCGTCGAGGGCTCGAGACCCGCGGTATCGAGGACGTCGCCGTGATCGTCACCGACACCTGCGGACGACCGTTTCGTCACGGCCAGCGCGGGGTAGCTCTCGGTTGGGCCGGAATCTCCGCCAGCCGCGACTGGCGCGGCGAACACGACCGGGATGGCCGCGAACTGGGAGTTACCGTCCAGTCCGTCGTCGACGAACTCGCGTCGGCGGCAAACCTCGTCACTGGCGAGGGAGCGGATGGTACCCCCGCTGTCGTCGTCCGTGGCTGGTCGTTCGGCGACCTCGAGGGGAGCGACAACCTGTTTCGCGACCTCGAGGGCGATTTCGTCCGCCAGGCGCTGCGCGAGTGGAGGTTCGAGGGCTGA